AGACACAGGTTGATTTTATCATAATCCGCCGTCAGACCCCGATCCTCTATAGAGTGGGGATATAAGGCGGGTGAATTTTGTCAGTCAATCCCGATAAAATTCACAGATCGATTGACTGGAAAATTGTCTTTTTAGTGAGACAATACTAATATAAATTTACGTGGTCAGAGGTCGATACATCGTTTTTGTTTACGAGTTTAAATGCAGCGTAACTCCAGAGCAGTATCAAGCTATAGACTCAGCGATTCGTACTTCACAGTTCATCCGCAATAAATGTCTTAGAGATTGGATGGATAACAAAGGGGTGAATGGTTACGACTTGAATAAATACACTGCTAGGTTAGCTAAGAATTCCCTTTCACATCTCAAATCAACTCGACGGCAAGGCCATCTGATGCACAGCTTTGATGGGATCGCTCGCTAGGTTTTTCGACAATTAATTTTTGTCAATTTCCAGATTATTTTTGTTATTTATTCCCTTTCTTATACAGATATAAAATGTTAGTTTTTTTTAGCATATAAAACCTTCAAATCAATGGAAAAAATAGTTTTAGGTACGTAGCTAAAATATCTTCCCCGAAAAAAACAGTCAATGCAGCTCCCATTGCCAGGAAAGGGCCAAAAGGCATCAGCTGGCGGCGACTTAACAAACCAAGTGCGATCGCACCTCCACCGACAAAAGATCCGATCGCACAAGCTAAAAATCCAGCCAGCAGTAAATATTTCCAACCTAACCAAGCGCCCATCATCGCTGCTAATTTGGCATCCCCTCCACCCATAGCCTCTTGCTGAAAAACGAGCTTTCCTACCACAGCGATCGTATCAAAAAGCCATATCCCCAATACAGCACCAGCAATACCTGACCAAAGCCAGCTGGCAACACCTGCTGCACTGTATGCTGTCAGAAAACCGAGAACGCCTTTAAATACCAAACCAGTTACTAAACCCGACTGAGTGAGAGAATTAGGCAAAGTCATGGTATCCAGGTCAATCAAAGATAAAGCCAAAAGCCAACTTAAAAAAGCGCAATACCCGAAAGTTTGCCAATAGTCAAGCGTTTGACCGGATAAACCAAATCTAAACAAAACCAACAAAAATAAAATGGCGGTTGCTGCTTCCACTAAGGGATAGCGTATCGAAATGGAATTTCGGCAGTATCTACAGCGTCCCCGCAACCATATCCAGCCAAAAATCGGTACATTGTCGTAGGCTTTTAACTTATTGAGGCACTGCGGACAGCGAGAGGGAGGAAACAGTAGAGATAAACCTGCGGGCAACCTGTAAACTACAACATTGAGGAAGCTGCCCACAGACGCCCCCAGCATGAAGAAAAACACAATTATCGGTAATGCAGTGAAGATATCCATGTTTTACTGTTGTTCGATCGCGATCGACATTTCTGCCTGTTCTGATGGTAACGGCCTAGAAAAGAAATAACCTTGTCCGCATTCGCATTTTAACTCTCTGAGTTTTGCCAGTTGTTCTGCCATTTCCACCCCCTCTGCAATTACATCCATAGCCAGGTTATGCGCTAGCATAACGATGGTTCGGACAATTTCTAAACTTTCGCTATCTTCACTCATTCTGTTCACAAAAGATCGATCGATCTTGAGAGTATTTACTGGAAAGCGATGCAAGTAACTAAGAGATGAATAACCGGTGCCAAAGTCATCAATACACAACTGAATTCCCAAAGCTCTCAGTTGCGAAAATATGGCAGCCGCAGATTCAGCATTT
This portion of the Aerosakkonema funiforme FACHB-1375 genome encodes:
- a CDS encoding prepilin peptidase — its product is MDIFTALPIIVFFFMLGASVGSFLNVVVYRLPAGLSLLFPPSRCPQCLNKLKAYDNVPIFGWIWLRGRCRYCRNSISIRYPLVEAATAILFLLVLFRFGLSGQTLDYWQTFGYCAFLSWLLALSLIDLDTMTLPNSLTQSGLVTGLVFKGVLGFLTAYSAAGVASWLWSGIAGAVLGIWLFDTIAVVGKLVFQQEAMGGGDAKLAAMMGAWLGWKYLLLAGFLACAIGSFVGGGAIALGLLSRRQLMPFGPFLAMGAALTVFFGEDILATYLKLFFPLI